A part of Microaerobacter geothermalis genomic DNA contains:
- a CDS encoding TRAP transporter large permease — protein sequence MMLAVFLGSLFAALAIGIPIAFALMLSGVALMFFMDIFDSQIVAQNLINGANNFPLMAIPFFILAGELMNAGGISKRIVNFSMSLVGHIRGGLGYVAIIASVLFSGLSGSAVADTAALGAILIPMMVARGYNKNLSTGVIVSAGIIAPVIPPSIPMIIFGVVSGVSITQLFMGGIVPGILLAIGLIVVWSFIARRDHSELPKRKSVKEILTATKEASWALFLPVIIIGGLRGGVFTPTEAAVVAAFYALFVAVVVYREIKIKDIYECLISSGKMTSVVMFVASAAMVSAWLITVANVPDDMAGLLGGLVENPVLLMVVINILLLAVGVVMDLTPAILIFTPVLLPIVKMAGIDPVYFGIVMIINLCIGLITPPVGTVLYVGCGISRIGMVDIVKGVWPFLIVQVIILYLLIFFPSIITVPLQWFT from the coding sequence ATGATGCTGGCAGTTTTTTTAGGGTCATTATTCGCAGCATTGGCAATAGGGATCCCCATTGCTTTTGCCTTAATGTTAAGCGGTGTTGCCTTAATGTTTTTTATGGATATATTTGATAGTCAAATTGTTGCTCAAAATCTGATTAATGGTGCGAATAATTTCCCTTTGATGGCAATTCCTTTCTTTATTCTTGCAGGGGAATTGATGAATGCTGGGGGGATATCAAAAAGAATTGTTAATTTTTCCATGTCTTTGGTAGGGCATATCCGTGGTGGATTGGGGTATGTTGCCATAATTGCAAGCGTGTTATTTTCTGGACTATCGGGTTCAGCAGTCGCAGATACAGCAGCCTTAGGCGCTATTCTTATTCCGATGATGGTGGCTCGCGGGTATAATAAAAATCTTTCGACGGGCGTTATTGTTTCTGCGGGTATCATTGCTCCGGTTATTCCCCCTAGTATACCGATGATTATCTTTGGAGTGGTAAGCGGTGTGTCTATCACTCAATTGTTTATGGGTGGAATTGTCCCTGGAATACTTTTGGCCATTGGACTAATCGTTGTATGGTCATTTATTGCTCGCCGGGATCATAGTGAATTGCCTAAGAGAAAAAGTGTGAAAGAAATCTTAACTGCTACTAAAGAGGCAAGCTGGGCATTGTTTCTTCCGGTAATTATTATCGGCGGATTGCGTGGCGGAGTGTTTACTCCTACTGAAGCAGCCGTTGTTGCAGCTTTTTACGCATTGTTTGTGGCTGTTGTTGTTTATCGAGAAATCAAAATCAAAGATATTTATGAATGCTTAATATCCTCTGGAAAGATGACCAGCGTCGTGATGTTTGTAGCCTCCGCGGCTATGGTATCAGCTTGGCTAATCACAGTTGCCAATGTTCCTGATGATATGGCAGGGCTATTAGGGGGATTGGTTGAGAACCCTGTTCTTTTAATGGTAGTGATCAATATCTTGCTATTAGCCGTTGGAGTAGTAATGGATCTTACTCCTGCCATTCTGATTTTTACACCTGTGCTTTTACCGATCGTAAAAATGGCAGGAATTGATCCTGTATACTTTGGCATCGTGATGATTATTAACCTCTGTATCGGATTAATTACTCCGCCGGTAGGAACCGTGTTATATGTGGGATGCGGGATTAGCAGAATTGGAATGGTGGACATCGTTAAGGGAGTTTGGCCGTTCCTCATCGTACAAGTCATTATTCTATACTTGCTTATATTTTTCCCTAGCATTATTACGGTACCGTTGCAATGGTTTACTTAA
- the dgoD gene encoding galactonate dehydratase, which produces MKITQLNLYKVQPRWLFLKIETDQGISGWGEPVVEGRAGTVEACVRELSDYLIGKDPLRIEDHWQVLYRGGFYRGGPILMSAISGIEQALWDIKGKYYNLPVYEMLGGAARDKIRVYSWIGGDRPSDVAHAAKDKVDAGFTAVKMNGTEELNYIDTTRKVDEVIERIAMVRGAVGKDVGIGIDFHGRVHKAMAKILVKELEPYRPMFIEEPVLPENNEALQEIARHTVIPIATGERQYSRWGFKQLLMDGYVDIIQPDLSHAGGILEVKKIAAMAEAFDIAVAPHCPLGPIALASSLQLDACTPNAIIQEQSLGIHYNQGTDLLDYLADPTVFEYTDGFVKIPNGPGLGIQINEEKVKEAAKIGHDWKNPVWRNEDGTVAEW; this is translated from the coding sequence ATGAAAATAACCCAATTAAATCTATACAAAGTACAGCCCCGCTGGTTGTTTTTAAAGATTGAAACAGATCAGGGAATTTCCGGTTGGGGTGAACCCGTTGTTGAAGGAAGGGCGGGTACAGTGGAAGCCTGTGTGAGAGAGTTAAGCGATTATTTGATCGGAAAAGACCCCTTGCGGATCGAAGATCACTGGCAAGTTCTTTATCGAGGCGGCTTTTATCGCGGAGGGCCCATCTTAATGAGCGCGATCTCCGGGATTGAGCAGGCTTTATGGGATATCAAAGGAAAATACTACAACCTTCCTGTATATGAAATGCTGGGAGGTGCTGCTAGGGATAAAATTCGGGTTTACTCATGGATAGGCGGGGATCGGCCAAGTGATGTAGCCCATGCAGCCAAGGATAAGGTAGATGCTGGATTCACTGCTGTCAAAATGAATGGAACTGAAGAATTAAACTATATCGATACGACTAGAAAAGTTGATGAAGTGATTGAAAGAATTGCAATGGTGAGAGGGGCTGTGGGCAAGGATGTAGGTATTGGTATTGATTTTCATGGTCGGGTACATAAAGCAATGGCCAAGATTCTGGTGAAGGAATTGGAACCTTACCGTCCCATGTTTATCGAGGAGCCCGTATTACCGGAAAATAATGAGGCACTTCAGGAAATTGCCAGACATACAGTCATCCCCATAGCAACCGGGGAAAGACAATATTCCCGTTGGGGTTTTAAACAGCTGTTAATGGATGGATATGTTGATATTATCCAACCGGATTTATCCCATGCAGGTGGCATTTTAGAGGTGAAAAAGATTGCCGCCATGGCCGAAGCCTTTGATATCGCAGTAGCTCCCCATTGCCCTCTTGGGCCCATTGCTTTAGCCTCTTCACTGCAATTGGATGCCTGTACCCCAAATGCAATTATTCAGGAGCAAAGCCTGGGTATTCATTATAATCAGGGAACTGATCTGTTGGACTATCTAGCGGATCCAACGGTTTTTGAATATACGGATGGGTTTGTCAAAATTCCAAATGGGCCTGGATTAGGTATCCAAATCAATGAAGAAAAGGTGAAAGAAGCAGCAAAGATCGGACACGATTGGAAAAATCCGGTTTGGAGAAATGAAGATGGCACAGTAGCGGAATGGTAA
- a CDS encoding TRAP transporter substrate-binding protein, with product MKKWVKALSMGLIVLSLIVLAGCGSGGKSTETSSEKAASGIEERVIKAGIGLNEDHPQGQGLKKFAELVAEKSGGKLKVQNYYSAQLGDDQKMIEALQGGLQEITIPSTSPMVGMIKEFGIFDFPFVFNNEEEADYVLDGPVGQKILEKLPEFGLIGLTYWENGFRNLTNSKRPVATAEDFQGLKIRTMQNKVHLEAFAALGANPTPMPFSEVFTALESKTVDGQENPFATIESNKFYEVQPYLSLTNHVYTPFVFLVSKKFWDQLSEEEQKILRDSAIEAGKYQRELNRKVNGEALERLKSYGMKVNEVSPEEKEKMNEIIKPVIDKFAKEIGEDLVNELYSEVKKARNK from the coding sequence ATGAAAAAATGGGTTAAAGCATTATCGATGGGACTTATTGTTCTTTCCCTCATTGTCCTTGCAGGATGTGGCAGTGGCGGTAAAAGTACTGAAACCTCTTCTGAAAAAGCTGCATCTGGAATTGAGGAGCGTGTGATTAAAGCAGGGATTGGATTAAATGAAGATCATCCACAAGGGCAAGGATTAAAGAAGTTTGCTGAATTGGTTGCCGAAAAAAGCGGTGGTAAGCTTAAGGTTCAAAATTACTACTCTGCACAGCTTGGTGATGACCAAAAAATGATTGAAGCCCTTCAGGGCGGATTACAGGAGATTACCATCCCGTCCACTTCACCAATGGTAGGGATGATTAAAGAGTTTGGTATTTTTGACTTCCCGTTTGTTTTTAATAATGAAGAAGAAGCAGATTATGTTCTCGATGGTCCTGTGGGACAAAAAATTCTTGAAAAATTACCTGAGTTCGGTTTGATCGGACTCACTTACTGGGAGAATGGGTTCCGTAATTTAACCAACAGTAAGCGTCCTGTTGCTACAGCTGAAGATTTTCAAGGGTTAAAAATTCGCACCATGCAGAATAAAGTTCATTTGGAAGCCTTTGCTGCATTAGGTGCTAATCCGACACCAATGCCCTTCTCTGAAGTTTTTACCGCATTGGAGAGCAAGACAGTAGATGGGCAGGAAAATCCCTTTGCAACCATTGAGTCCAATAAGTTTTATGAAGTTCAACCGTATCTGAGTTTAACGAATCATGTATACACACCTTTCGTTTTCTTGGTCAGCAAAAAGTTCTGGGATCAACTCTCAGAAGAAGAACAAAAAATCTTAAGGGATTCGGCAATAGAAGCTGGTAAGTACCAGCGTGAACTAAACCGTAAAGTAAATGGGGAAGCACTTGAACGATTGAAGTCTTACGGAATGAAGGTAAATGAGGTTAGCCCTGAGGAAAAAGAAAAAATGAATGAAATCATTAAGCCGGTTATTGATAAGTTTGCAAAGGAAATTGGTGAAGACTTGGTCAATGAACTTTATTCTGAAGTTAAAAAAGCGAGAAATAAATAA
- a CDS encoding C-terminal binding protein gives MAKWKVVVSDWEYADLRYEEKVLHHKDIQLVPAQCRTEEEVIAACKDADAIINQYAPITRKVLESLEKCRVITRYGVGVNTIDLNAATEKGICVANVPDYCKDEVADHALALLMACTRKIVKCNHHVKSGVWDFKISQPIYRLRGRTIGLVGFGMIPQSLSEKVKPLGLNVIVFDPYIPEEVVQEKGARLVSLDELCQQADIISVHAPLTESTRGMIGRRQFDLMKKGTFIINTSRGPVIDEGALIEALENKKIAGAGLDVVETEPIQSNNPLLTFENVILTPHVAWYSEESAKEMRSKAAMGVVDVLLHGEYPKYLVNQKVKEIVHLSSNQPERYFSL, from the coding sequence GTGGCTAAGTGGAAAGTAGTCGTTAGTGATTGGGAATATGCGGATTTGCGTTATGAAGAAAAAGTTTTGCACCATAAAGACATTCAACTGGTTCCGGCACAATGCCGGACAGAAGAGGAAGTGATTGCTGCCTGTAAAGATGCGGATGCCATCATTAATCAATATGCTCCAATTACTCGCAAAGTGCTAGAATCCCTTGAGAAGTGCAGGGTGATCACTCGTTATGGAGTAGGAGTGAATACAATTGATCTCAATGCAGCAACGGAAAAAGGGATTTGTGTAGCCAATGTTCCGGACTACTGTAAAGATGAAGTGGCTGACCATGCATTAGCTTTGTTAATGGCTTGTACACGAAAAATAGTGAAATGCAATCATCATGTTAAAAGCGGAGTTTGGGACTTTAAAATATCCCAGCCAATCTATCGTCTAAGGGGAAGAACTATAGGATTGGTTGGCTTTGGGATGATTCCGCAGTCATTAAGCGAGAAAGTTAAGCCCCTAGGCTTAAATGTCATCGTTTTTGATCCTTATATACCGGAGGAGGTAGTACAAGAAAAGGGAGCTAGACTGGTATCTTTAGATGAATTGTGTCAGCAAGCAGATATCATTTCTGTTCACGCTCCCCTCACTGAGTCAACCAGAGGCATGATTGGAAGAAGGCAGTTTGATTTGATGAAAAAGGGTACTTTTATCATTAACACTTCGAGAGGTCCTGTTATAGATGAGGGTGCATTGATTGAAGCATTGGAGAATAAAAAGATTGCTGGAGCGGGTTTAGATGTAGTGGAAACCGAACCGATTCAATCGAACAATCCTTTACTTACTTTTGAGAATGTAATTCTTACTCCCCATGTTGCATGGTACTCAGAAGAGTCTGCAAAGGAAATGCGCTCCAAAGCAGCCATGGGAGTTGTCGATGTGCTGTTGCACGGAGAGTATCCCAAATATTTAGTGAATCAAAAAGTGAAGGAGATCGTTCATCTTTCCTCCAATCAACCAGAACGCTATTTTTCACTGTAG
- a CDS encoding nickel pincer cofactor-dependent isomerase, group 22, with translation MQIIEELLQDIPLPNMVKVKQKFPAPEIMDVEKAVHEAIQDAGVLSRISTGDRVAIAVGSRGVADIPILTRELVHAVKSVGGNPFIVPAMGSHGGATAQGQIEVLEQLGVTESFVEAPILSSMDVVEVGRLPNGLPVYTDKYAYEADKVIVINRIKPHTAFRGRVESGLMKMITIGLGKQKGAEAAHAYSFKYMAEHVPEMAKITLSKVPIIFGLGTIENAYDRPAKIVAVPAEKFEQVEPELLLEAKRLMPRILFDPIDVLIVDEIGKDISGDGMDPNITGRYATPYASGGPEVTRIVVLGLTEKTHGNANGIGLADITTKKVFQQIEWEKGYANALTSTVVGTVKVPMFMETEELAVKAAIKTCNTFDMNKVRVVRIQNTLHLKEIWISESLLSEGTNREDIEILSEPAPIQLR, from the coding sequence ATGCAAATCATTGAGGAATTACTTCAAGATATCCCGCTTCCCAATATGGTGAAAGTGAAACAAAAATTCCCTGCTCCGGAAATTATGGATGTTGAAAAAGCAGTACATGAGGCGATTCAAGATGCTGGAGTATTATCCCGCATTTCTACTGGTGACCGGGTTGCTATTGCTGTGGGGAGCCGTGGAGTTGCTGATATTCCTATTCTTACAAGAGAACTTGTACATGCTGTAAAATCCGTTGGCGGGAATCCCTTCATCGTTCCTGCCATGGGAAGTCATGGTGGTGCAACGGCCCAGGGACAAATTGAGGTTCTGGAACAATTGGGTGTAACAGAGTCTTTTGTTGAAGCTCCTATCCTCTCAAGCATGGATGTGGTGGAAGTGGGAAGGCTGCCTAACGGCCTTCCCGTTTATACCGACAAATACGCTTATGAAGCGGATAAGGTGATTGTGATTAATCGCATCAAACCCCATACTGCTTTTAGAGGACGGGTGGAAAGCGGTTTAATGAAAATGATTACCATTGGGCTAGGTAAGCAGAAAGGGGCAGAAGCAGCTCATGCATATAGTTTTAAATACATGGCGGAACATGTTCCGGAGATGGCAAAAATCACTTTATCGAAGGTTCCGATTATTTTCGGATTAGGAACGATTGAGAATGCCTATGATCGCCCAGCCAAAATTGTGGCAGTTCCGGCCGAAAAATTTGAACAAGTGGAACCTGAACTGCTTCTTGAAGCAAAACGGCTCATGCCGCGAATATTGTTTGATCCCATTGATGTTTTAATTGTAGATGAAATTGGAAAGGACATTTCAGGGGATGGAATGGACCCAAATATCACGGGGCGATACGCAACTCCATATGCCAGCGGGGGACCAGAGGTAACTCGAATCGTTGTGCTTGGTCTCACAGAGAAAACCCATGGAAATGCAAATGGAATTGGTTTAGCAGATATCACAACCAAAAAAGTATTTCAACAGATTGAGTGGGAAAAAGGATATGCCAACGCCTTAACAAGTACGGTTGTAGGCACAGTTAAAGTTCCGATGTTTATGGAGACAGAAGAATTAGCTGTGAAGGCAGCCATTAAAACCTGCAATACCTTTGATATGAATAAAGTACGGGTGGTCCGTATACAAAATACCCTCCATTTGAAGGAGATCTGGATTTCAGAAAGTCTGCTTTCTGAGGGAACAAATAGAGAAGATATAGAAATCTTGTCTGAACCTGCTCCAATTCAATTGAGATAG